The DNA segment TTTAcagaattatattttatttatttatataagttaATATACTGCCTTCTTCAAATCAGGTCTATAAATTGAGTATGATTATTAAAGTTATGAATTCATTTTTTCTCATGACTGTAACAGCCTTCTAGGTGACAGTAAAGTTGAACATTGTGTAAGAGTAAACCTACATCACTGAAGACTTCCTGGGCTTTAGCCACCCTGCGGAGCTCTGGACTGTCACTGTATGGGTAGTACATGGTTTTCTCCATATCCCAATCTTCTGTgtagagtttctgatagagataaacattttaatttaagcaTAGTCAGAGCATAATCATTTAAATCAGTTCAAGAATACCAGTCATAATAATTAAAGGCTTGAGGTCATAGCTATTTATATGAAAGATTTTTTAGGAAGGCCAATAATTCTACCTTGCTCATATTTGCGGCATTTTTCACAGCTAAAACCAACTCGGGTGCATCAGGAGGCAGTAAGTATCTGTCCTTGGTCTCATCCCATTTCTGTCTGTACAAGACCTGAGGAACCACATAAATCATTTAGCCATATCTGACGGAGGTGATCCCCCCAATAGGATTTACTACAGTCTATGTTATTTTGTAAGGGCTTACCTTGCTGATCAGATCAGAGACATTCTTCACATGAGCGATTTCACGAGCCTCGCCATCATACATGCTGGTGGTCTTAGACTTCAGGCCTTCCATACGATAtttcacctggaataaaaagactgttatttataatattatagtcATACTgaatcattttcaacaatgaaacCAATAACAGTACACTAATAAGTGGTGATCTTAACATTGAAATGAATATTCAAGTCCAATCCTCACCTCACTGAGTTGCTCTTGAGCCCTTTTGATGCGAGTCATCTCAGGTGTATCAGCAGTAATGTAATAGGGTTGACCCTTGTTCTTATCATATTCCTCCCTGTACTTGTtctgtaaatattaataataatattaataataattactgaaTATATGTTATACAGAACACTTCAttatactactattactactaaacATTATACTATTATAAACTATTACAGTTGTAATTTGAACAGAATACAGTtagctctttttattttattttattgtcttaCATGGCTGTACTGGTCAAGCATCTTCTGGCTGTGTGCCAGGTATGGGGTCATGAATTTGGAAGTGTCCACCTTGGCCCTCTTCCTGACCTTACGTACAGGAAGTCCTTCAGGCCCAGTCTGGACAAGCAAGAAGAGAGTCAGTCATGAAATACTTGTGAGACACCAGAGCCACATTAGCACCAAAAGACTGCATAAGAAAGCTTTGACAAAAATGCTTTGCTAATGTAAATAATTGACTATGGATTTATTATGATATAAACCTGCTTTACTTTGCAAAACAAGGAAATCATTAAAAGTGTAAGGTTTTATCGCAAGTCATGAACAAGGCTAACTTACCTGCTGTAGTTATAATATCAGATTAGCTAGTTtcaacataaatatatttatatttatatttattgcatggaaaatgttatgttatatatatatatatatatatatatatatatatatatatatatatatatatacataacataacataacataacattttccatgtaataaatataaatataaatatatacacacacacacacacacacacacacacacacacacacacacacacagtaatccccCGGTTTAagtgcatttgccacataactaatttgtttagctaATTTTTCTGGTCTCTTTCATATAGCACTATAGATCACAAAACTTACAGGGAATAATTTTGATGGAGTTTCAtgttgaaataaatacatttatcaatataaatataattattaattataaaatgaagtaaaatgttcatactgtactgtacagtacatgtacttactataaatgtgatacagtttattgtatttctatgtatttacaaaataattatcttgcaaatgttttctgtttgtgtttaaaggatgtgggaggatgatttgtGGCtcaaacaataaattaaaaaaacgtttttggGGTGGCATCTTTTTCGCAGTTTTGTTTTGGAATGTAACAACCGCGacaaacgggggattactgtatatatacatgacAATCAGACGAACATAtggttagatagatagatagatagatagatagatagatagatagatagatagatagatagatagatagatagatagatagatagatagatagatagatagatagatagatagatagatgtacaTTTGTGTTCATGAGATAACTTGCTAAAGTAATTAAGGCCAGGCAGCATAATGCTACTTTGGACAGCAGTCAAGCAACTCAAGATATGCAGAAACAGAAATTACATGCAAAGATTTCTAGATAGGCTGCAAAAAGTCATGTTCCTTAATAAGCTTTCAGCTATAATAAGCTACAGCTTTCTATTTGGCCTATTGATCTGAATATGAGGGTTATTTCATCAGTGTttgttattcatatttatgaatgtaaatgtgttgaccAACTCTTCTTACTGTATTGTGAATTGTTAAACAAGGAGGTTTGTTTAATAATCCACTGCCTCTACTTggtttttttgtgctttattgTAATTCAGAAGTGAACAGTGGAATAACCCTCATTATCAGGCAAGATCAGGCAGTATGACAATGTGTATATCTTTCAGCAGAGGGCCCTGGAAGAAGGCCATTTACCTCTCCAACTCGAGACTGATGTGAGCTGGTTGAGGAAGTGTAGACAGTCGTATACTCCTCATACTACAAATATAGCACAAACTCTAAACTTTTAAAAGGTTGTTCACAGAAGccagaaaaagtgtgtgtgtgtgtgtgtgtgtgtgtgtgtgtgtgtgtgtgtgtgtgtgtgtgtgtgtgtggttgatgCTTGCAGTGAAATAGctaattttcctttattttaccTACTTATTAGTACAAGAAAATATTTCCTAAAAGGGCGGAATAGTGCTAATAATTTTTGCCATCATTTTTTGGGGATGATAATAGGGTTATTTTGCTTGACAGCAGCCTGTAATAGATCTGACTGACTAAGCCTCCTGAGCTTAAACACATAAGAACCTAGATGATCTCATATCTATTATTGTTTTCAGCTAAATTTAATGTCATGGTGACAAACAGAAACGATTACACTGAATCACATACTTTGGTGATTCATTGCTAAAAGAACTTTATTTTCTCTATACAGTTTCTATACAAGTTCTTCAGTCCTgctaccacaactataataataataataataataagaagaagaagaagaagaagaagaataagaagtaataataataataagaatataataataataacaataataataataataataataataataatcatttcaaAACACTCAAAAAGATTTAACGTCTAAATCATGTTACATATTCTcagatatatatacacttaatgGAGCTGAAAAAAGATACAGTGTCTAGCTAATCCCAAAATAATATATGTGAGACTGTTCAGATACATAAATGTATGCTTTGTCCCTTTCACCCATACTTTCTGTCCTTCAATCTATTAAggatttctctctttttttcacttgcaGGTGTCTTTTACCATTGAAAACCCTCCTAGTAAAGCGTTGACATTAATGGCTAGAAGTCTTGATGAGTGTGATTTACAGTGCCTCTCTTCTCATTTGCCTTCCTGCAAGTCCACTGCAGATGTACACTGCTATATTTGTATCTACTGTAAGAATAACCCATGTCAAAGCTGAACACTACAGTTCCACTAAtggtgaaaaaatatattagatataaaGATGGTATAATCCGCTATTAATATACAAGAGTTGGTAGGTTTTTAGAAAAATTACTAAAAGATTgtatataactaaataaaatatactgaattgaattgtgatgtgtaataaaaaataaaaaaagatgtaaaagtTACAGATTTGCAATTAGCACAAGTATACATGCCTTTGAACAAGAGCCCCTGGAAGCTTCAAGAAGTAATATGCTAATCCAAGTAATGAATTTGAATTGTGAGCTGATTAACTAAAATAACAGGCTGGTTATATACCGTTACCGTAAACGAATTTGAAATTGCAAACGAACATATCtatctttttaaactttttaaaagtaGTAATTGTGTGGATTTTCTATTTGCAACTCTGATTGTAGCTTGCAGGGGATCTTGTCATAGTGAACAGAACGTATTCCCACTGTTAATATAAAGGTTCCACAACAAGTGTGAGAATATCATATCTAACAATGGTTACTTCCATtcaggcctttttttttacataagatGCTTTATAACACATCATCAACAGTAACAACGAAGAACAAATCATGTATCATGTTGCACATATATTGTGTCATACATAACCAGAATTCTGATATTGAAGGTGGAATCCGTAATTACTGACTACTAACGCTGGGATAAATTTGGGGAGGAAGGAGGGGTGTCAAATCTAGGTCTTAGTCTATACTATGGGAGGTACTGGGAGGAGCTGATCTGAAATGAGAGCCAGCTCTAGTCATGAATATTGGGGTAAGAGCACTCTGAACTGCTGACTGTAGTGGTATCTCAGGTCTCTATTCATAGAACCTGCCAATAGACCTGTAGACTACATCAAGAGGCCAACTTATATCTTACCTCTTCCACTTCGTCCCCATAATCGTCCTCATAATCATCAGTGTCCATCATCAGACACCCTTAATGGATCTACATGAGGAAATAAACAAGCATTACACATCATTTATATGCAAATAAGAATGAGATCCACAGAAACAAACTTTATTGAAGCTTAAACAAAATTTCCCATAACAGAATCAGTAAATCATTGGTGACATAGCTGTACCAAAGAAAATTCTTTCTGTACTATCACTTGAAGGGCACACCATGAACCCATACTAAAAATAGGCCTCAAATCATCTAGCAAACCTAAGAGCAAAGATAATGTAATGCAGACATGCTAGAACACTTTCCTCTTACAGATTCATACATACCTGACCAAATACAATTCCAGTAGTTTATTCAGTGACTGTACAATCAGAAAGGTCCTCACTTTCCATCTACTAGGGTCCCAAACTGATATTCCACTTAATGTGTTCCTGCAAACCTAAACACAGACAGAGATGTGAATTCACTTTTTTCTGAACTACGCAAAATGTTGTTTGTATAAAAGGTTTTGCAGGCCTCAGCTGGTCAAACAGTTTGACACCCAAGACCCCCAAAAGAGCTGCAGTCCCTGGATGAAGCTTCAAGACAGCTGCTCCTAGACGTCCCAGCTATGTGTCATGAAAGTTAATGCCAAAACCTGATTGGCTGGCTTTGTTTAGCTAGCAGAAGTGCAATGCCTTCTGAGGCTACAGGTTAAATATAGGACTGCATACTAACTAGCCTTTTTTAGCACCAAAGTCACAGAATTTCACATTAAATAATCATTTCATTAAAGAGAAGATAATGGAGAAGAGAAACTGAGAATTTAAGCAAATTCCCATTCAAAGTGGCGAGGGGCCCCAAATAATGATCCAAAGTGTAGATGCATAGAttccagaaagagagagagagagagagtgaagttCCAACATCACAGCATTAACAGGTTTTAAGAGTTCTTGTAATGTTTCCCAGTCAGAGGAGCTTGAACAGTGCTTCATAAGAGATTGTGTCCCCTCAGCTTCACATCCATCCAATGGCAAAAAGTATAGAAAATCCACTATGCACTCTGGAGAGGGAAATCTGAATTGTTGTTcgcttttttaaatttctttgcTTACCAGTGAATTTAAAGTTATAGTGTTTCCCAAGCTGCCAGAGCCTCCCCAACTCTTCCCTCCTGAGAAACGCTGGGTGACAGCTCAAAGCCGCAGTTGCACTCCAGTTATCATGTGCTCCAACTAGCCAATCAAAAAACAGCATTCTCAGGTTTCACTAGCTAAATATATAGTAGTGATGCCTTTAGGAAAAGAGCACCTGTTCAGCAAATCCAGTGAGATACAACTAGACAAATGGAGCAGAGggattaagaaaaaaatgttgtttaggCCATGTTATTGTCACTTTAGCCAGAGgtgtttaaaaatgtgattGCATTGAATAAGGCTACTGATAAAGGTAAAATATTAGCATTGGGGGTAGAATGAAAAGATGTATGTCTTCTACACCTTCACAGGACATCAATTTACattatttgttgttattaattacattattttactcAACATAGAATAATTTGCAAATTGCTAAGTAAAAGTTCGAAGCAACTTTCATCCTTATTGACCAAACAAGTTGCACAATAAGACTGGAATCAACCATAAATTGTATCTATGCCGATTTGACAACTTTCTATGTTATGATTGCttttcacatttaaattttGTCTATGTACTCTACTCTGTGTATATTATGTCAGTCTTATATTGCATGATTTAAGTAAAGAATATTTTCTCAGAGACCGCACAGGTCTGGCTTGTCTTATTTTAGTTGCCATTTGTTACCCAAGGATGTGTAAGTGATGTCTCATATTGCAGAATCATGAGTACAGAATACAGGTTACTACTTTGCTGCAGCCCAGGTGACATTGTCTTGACACGTCCCTCAACTTGACGCCTCTCTGACGTCCACTTGAAAGCCTGCGGATTCTGATTTCTCTTGGGCAGATGAACACTACACAGAGTGAGTGACAGCAACAGCTGTGTTTCATTACTTCTCTGGGGTGTTCTGTCCACCCTTAAACTCTCATACTTCTCACAGCATCAGCAAGCAGAATGGAAGGGTACCAGATCGCTGCAACATCAGCCAAAGGGAGCTCGGGTTCTCAAGGTGAGGTTTTATGTACTCAGATTGCACCAAGCTTGATTAATCTTTACTTATTTATGGGTTTACTTAgtctatttatttagtttaaattgTGTTTACTCACGAATGGCTACTGTAAAACAATTTATAGCATAAATTGACAGCCGTCACTGTCTGTCAATCACCCGTGGGATGACTAAATGAGTGAATCACAGGCTACAAGGAGTAAGAAATCAAATCACTTAGTTATGGGTAAACAATGAGTCATGGAGATAAAgccaaaattgtacaaatattttggcTCTCATACTCAATAAAACACAGCTGCTTGTCACAGTGGAAAAGAATCATTTGCCAAAACACTGAGGTAAGTGGGCTATATAGAGAATCAAAAAAGCAAGTTTGCTAACACCCTTAAAAAAGGCAAGTTGTTTACATTGTGTTTGTGAAAAAAAGCAATGGATTTTGAAAAACCTTTCACCTTATGATCTGTAGCAACCAAACATATTCTACATAACTGATAAAAAGTGCCAGGAGGTTCTTTAAAGCCAAttccagtggtggatgaagtacacaaagcatgcaCTTGAGTTGAAGAAGAGATACAccagtaaaatattactccagtaaaagtgctccctttaagcAGTTAAATAAAAGAGATATTCAACTTTGAAATCTAGTGAAAGTTTATGTAAAAGTCTTCCCTAATGgaaatacttaagtaaaatacagacacaaacaagctacttaagtacagtatcaaattacatttactttgttacagtCCACCACTGGGGTGTGTAACAAAACAGCTCTGATCTGTTATTGCCTGGACCCCAGTGGACTGGTGAAGGTGTGCATTGGTATTTAGCACTAAGATATTAGCAGCAGATTCTTAAGTCCTGTAAGTTGTGAGGTGAAGGCTCCACGGATTGTACATGTTGGTCCAGCATATACCACAGATGTGATTGGATTAAGATAAACAGcttgaaaaaaatgttgtgttcCTTAAGCTATTCCTAAGCAATTTTTCCTGTTGAAAGTTGAAATAGGCCACTGCCAATAGGGTATACCATTGCCATGAAGGAGGGTATTATTGGTATGCAACAATAATTAAGTAATAATGAGGTGgcatgttttaaagtaatatttaCATGAATGCCAGGACTGCCATGTTTCACATagcatcacactgcctccaCTGACTTGCCTATTCTCCCAAAGCATATCCGAAGGTCCAGACAATCCAAAAAGACAAGCCGATTCATAAAAGCATACCATATTCTTCCATTGTTTAGTGGTCCAGTTCTGATAATCAAATGCCCATTTTAATGAGTTTAATGAGCCTCGGGTGCCAATGATACTGGTGCCAGTTTGCTGGTTGTCCTTCCTTGGGCAATTTTGGTATATACCATCACTGTATGCCCATTTTCCTACTTCCAACACAACTTTTAGAAATTACTATCATATATCCCACCCTTTGACAGGTACTGTACTTTGTTACAATATAATCAACATTATTCACTTTTATGTTTCGGCTAATTGTGCCTTACCATAGGTATTCACCCCATGAAACTTTGAACAGTTTAAAAGTACTACAGCCTTAAATAGATATAGGCTTATGTATTACTTGAATTGGTTCATTAAGATGTCAATTGCTTTTCTGTTGTGAATGATCATCTACAAAATTACAACAACCTAAATATTACAACTGTGCAACCATTTAATATCAGAAGGCACATAATTAGTTGAATTAGAAACTGATTGAACTGATGTCTGGAACAacctgaaaatgtaaaaatcaagGATTGgttattccaaaataaataagcaaaaataaataaatgaacaaaagaatCTGAAGGGATGGTTTAAATAGATGTAAGAGCATATGTTCATAAGAGCATGTTGTGGAGATGTAACAATGTTAAACTGGTAAAGGTTATGAGCAAggtgaatgaagaaaaaattacTGACAAGCAGGTTCCAGTCTGCAAGACCTTTAAAACTGGGGTGGAGGTAACAACAGAACAACAAACTCTATACATACTGTCAAAGATACAATAGAGTCATTCAAATCATCCTAGAAAATGAATATGGTTGAACAATCCAAAGAAAACTGTTCACAAATTGCCTCCATTCTTTATCAAAGATACgtataaagtacattttaatttcaggTTGTAGCCCTACACAtaatatttgttaatatttCTGCAATTCTGACAAGCAAACAGAAGAGAAAATAGaagtccatttttctttctactaTGAGAGGTTTTCACAAATTTAACTCTTGCTTTCCACattgaaaaacaaagaaacattcccacttattttctaaaatattaaatgactTAGATCAATAAATGTGTCAGACATGACAAAAATGTGACAACAAAACCTGCAGCCTTCTTGGgtaaaaacactttatttatttacttttcttacATAAAGTGAAGTCTTCCCTTTCATGGTGTTTTTAGTCTTGATTTTGATGCCCTGGTCTCCGAGAGGTTCAGACACAGGCTCAAGGTAAATACTGGACTGAACACACTGGGCAATACTATGTCAGGCAGTCAGACAACACTGCAAAGTCACTCCATGCAGAGCCTCGCTCAGATACACATGCGCTCAGTCCTGCATATTGTTCATGTAAGACTCTTTAAAGAGGAACTGGGCAGAAGTTTTTGTGGTTTTGCAGATCCTGAACCCTTTGAAAAGTTAGTTGAAGATTTGTGTTCACAGTGCTCCATGAGCTGTAATAAATTAATCACACAAGTCCAGGAGACCTCTCCAAAGCCACCTTCACAGTGAGCGACAGTTGGCCTCCACACGTGGAGGAAAAAGAGCGTGCACCGTTTGCTACGGTCAGGAGTCATCTCACTCGCAGCCGTGACATCATCCACTCCAGGCCCTGACACAGTCTGCACACAGAACAGGTTTACCAAGTTACAGTATTTGCAGATTAActgtttaatataaacaaactCATCAGGCTTTGAAGTCAGTTTATTTGGCGTTGAATCATAATTTATTGGACTCCAAGCAATCCTagaatataaacattaaatattacacCTCCATCAGCAGTGTGTTAATTCTGTGCATAAGCCCACCTACTGACTGCAACATATTATATGGcaataattacaaaattatttagacatttttacAAAGTAATATGCATAATTAATGCATTATGCAAAAAATTCACTGTTTTTCAAAACTATAACTAAACTATATGGGCATAATGAAAGTACATGTGCTACAGGAAAATTGGATATAGGAGTAGGCACAGAAACAAATACCCAAGTCAGGCTGTGCACAACAATTTGCCTGTTAATGCACACTTGTAATAGACAGTGATTCATTTCtttgatattattttatgtaatcAATATTTACTGATTGCTTtattgtcaaataaataaacaaacgcTATAAATGCATTACAAATATTCAGATAAACACCAAAGTTTCATTTCTGGAGCTCTGTAATGCATCTCAAGTTGtaatataattaaacaaatcacACATAGAACTGTGTTTTAtgtctgtaaacacacagactaATTAACAATATTGCTAAATGAGGTGTAAGTGTAACCAAGTCAACCATCTCAATGCTATTGCCCAACAGCAAGAAAATTCATTGTTAAACAAACTTGGGTACAAACTTCCAAAGCagacagtttaaaaaaagtgactcttcttcttcttaccCCTCCCCTGTGAGAGCACAGCAGGCCTGGATGTGCCACTGGTGGTCCTTAACAGAAGTAAGCTGTAGGCTCTGTGAGATTTCGGCTACTGTCATACAACCCTTTACATCCTGCTTGTTGGCAAATACCAACAAACCAGCCTTTTTAAGGTCCTGGGAAACAAAATTGGAAGAAAACCAATCaaagtttaattaaatttaaaacaggATTTAAACAGATTATTTCTTTAccacatttcatttcatcacATCTCACTCGAGAGGATCTCTACACAAGTTAGAATGAaagtaattacacacacacacacacacacacacacacacacacacacacacacacacacacacacacagcattttaaCAGCTTTGGTAATAGCCACATAGCTTCATTACCTGAGGTACAAATCACACACTCATAGCATTCAACCACAAACCTCTTCTTAGTCTCTTCAATTGACTGGCATGGGCAGGCTAACatcagcaaataaataaataatttctgatAAATTCAGTCAGTTCTAATGACTAAATCTAAATTTTCCAATTGGGTCATTTACATTCAAACATCTGAATGGGTCATTCAAAAATTGCTGCTATCATCTGTACAAAGTGTGTAAGCATGATTCTGTTTCTGTGAGGTTTCAACTTTTTGCATGCAGGGTGTAACATGAAGCATTAGTTAATCCAGAGTAGTTTGAATAGaaacatcagcaaaaaaaatagtgtttgtgtgcagtAACCTTTATGTGAATGTGGGACTCACCTCATGAGCTAGCATTCTGTAGAGCTCTTCTCTGGTCACAGAGATACGCTCTCTATCTGTGCTGTCCACCACAACTATAACAAACTGTAAAGCCAtgggaatagaatagaatgtaCAATTTCTGACTCCATAGACAACACACAGTACCATTGTCcgaaataaaacacttaataCACTAATTAATAAATGCACTAAGATTGCACAAAATGACAAGAAAGCTGAATATCGTACCTCAGTGTTAGTGTAATAGGTGTTCCATGAAGAACGCAGAGATTCCTGGCCTCCGATATCCCACATGAGGAAGTGAGTGTTGTTCACCACAATCTCCTCTACATTGCTGCCTATCGTGGGTGAAGTGTGAACTACTTCATTCATAGAACTGAAGaccaaaacaccaaaaacattattaataaagcTACCCATTTGTTTAGAGATTTGAATACCGCATGAAACATAcataacaaattaaataagaaaaaaacatagcaCACAGCAGGACAATATTCCACAGTAAATG comes from the Silurus meridionalis isolate SWU-2019-XX chromosome 3, ASM1480568v1, whole genome shotgun sequence genome and includes:
- the arl5a gene encoding ADP-ribosylation factor-like protein 5A, giving the protein MGIIFTKLWRLFNHQEHKVIIVGLDNAGKTTILYQFSMNEVVHTSPTIGSNVEEIVVNNTHFLMWDIGGQESLRSSWNTYYTNTEFVIVVVDSTDRERISVTREELYRMLAHEDLKKAGLLVFANKQDVKGCMTVAEISQSLQLTSVKDHQWHIQACCALTGEGLCQGLEWMMSRLRVR